One Actinomycetes bacterium DNA segment encodes these proteins:
- a CDS encoding LLM class F420-dependent oxidoreductase — protein EVLNTFAVVAAPSRAAGGLNPRYGDVIDRIMFYAPVVTDPETWGPVMDGLRSASAD, from the coding sequence CGAGGTGCTCAACACGTTCGCAGTGGTCGCCGCGCCCTCGCGCGCGGCCGGCGGCCTCAACCCGCGCTACGGCGATGTGATCGACCGCATCATGTTCTATGCACCGGTGGTGACAGACCCCGAGACATGGGGTCCGGTCATGGACGGCCTTCGGTCAGCTTCCGCCGACTGA